From Caballeronia insecticola, a single genomic window includes:
- a CDS encoding HesA/MoeB/ThiF family protein: MNDDQLLRYSRHILVDEIGIEAQQRFLDAHAIIVGAGGLGAPAAMYLAAAGVGKITLVDGDTVDLTNLQRQIVHMTRSVGTLKVESAKQTLNALNPDVDIHAVETRADQAWLDANVPKANVVLDCTDNFATRHAINAACAAHGVPLVSGAALRFDGQISTFDFRAPDSPCYACVFPPDQAFEEVACSTMGVFAPTVGIIGAMQAAEALRVIGGFGKTLAGRLMMLDSLRMEWNTMKIARQPDCPVCRARVPR; this comes from the coding sequence ATGAACGACGATCAACTCCTTCGCTATTCCCGCCATATTCTCGTCGATGAAATCGGCATCGAAGCGCAGCAGCGCTTTCTCGATGCGCACGCGATCATCGTCGGTGCGGGCGGACTGGGCGCGCCCGCGGCCATGTATCTCGCGGCGGCGGGCGTCGGAAAGATCACGCTAGTCGATGGCGACACCGTCGATCTCACCAACCTGCAGCGGCAGATCGTGCACATGACGCGCTCGGTCGGAACGCTCAAGGTCGAATCGGCGAAGCAGACGCTCAACGCGCTCAATCCCGATGTCGACATTCATGCCGTCGAGACGCGCGCCGATCAGGCGTGGCTCGACGCCAACGTGCCCAAAGCCAACGTCGTGCTCGATTGCACGGACAACTTCGCAACCCGTCACGCAATCAACGCGGCCTGCGCGGCGCACGGCGTGCCGCTCGTGTCGGGCGCGGCATTGCGCTTCGACGGACAGATCAGCACCTTCGATTTCCGCGCGCCGGATTCGCCCTGCTACGCGTGTGTGTTTCCGCCGGATCAGGCGTTCGAGGAAGTCGCCTGCTCGACGATGGGCGTGTTCGCGCCGACGGTCGGCATCATCGGCGCGATGCAGGCGGCGGAAGCGTTGCGCGTGATCGGCGGTTTCGGCAAGACGCTCGCGGGCCGGCTCATGATGCTCGACTCGCTGCGCATGGAATGGAACACGATGAAAATCGCGCGACAGCCGGATTGCCCGGTATGCCGCGCGCGTGTGCCGCGTTGA